ATCCGCGGACGTTATATGAAAAACCGCGCGCTCGGTTTCAGCGGTTCGATTGTGATGGAGCAGTCGTATAACGGTGTAGAAGGGGATTCGGCGTCCTCTGCCGAGCTGTTGGCACTTTTATCCTCGATTGGACAGTTTGCGATGCGTCAAGACTTGGCAATCACCGGATCGATTAACCAGTTCGGTGAACTTCAGCCCATTGGCGGCGTCAATGAAAAAATAGAAGGCTTCTATAAAATTTGCGCTACCGTGGTTTGAGTGG
Above is a window of Thiomicrorhabdus sp. DNA encoding:
- a CDS encoding S16 family serine protease, encoding MKNRALGFSGSIVMEQSYNGVEGDSASSAELLALLSSIGQFAMRQDLAITGSINQFGELQPIGGVNEKIEGFYKICATVV